A window from Sphingobacterium hotanense encodes these proteins:
- a CDS encoding DUF6266 family protein: MARIFSGILGDFQGKVGNVIGSRWRGISYIRSLPRPSGKKPSEKQLAVRMKFSLASAFVYPIRSIVNIGFMDPKITDSTAVANLIGSIINTAIIGTYPELKIDYSKVIISKGGVPSLKGLGMTANSPSEFILSSAFTAGRFSGKGSDKVLVVVYDDLKKEYLVVEDATRLSKQAKISATEHMTSDSLHVWVFCIEENTNEVSESQYLLIKRS, translated from the coding sequence ATGGCAAGAATTTTTAGTGGAATTTTAGGCGACTTTCAAGGAAAAGTCGGAAATGTGATTGGTAGTAGATGGAGAGGAATCTCATACATTCGTTCATTACCACGTCCCTCAGGGAAAAAACCTAGCGAAAAGCAATTGGCAGTACGGATGAAATTCAGTTTAGCATCTGCATTTGTTTATCCGATTCGTTCAATTGTTAACATTGGGTTTATGGATCCTAAGATTACCGACTCAACGGCAGTAGCTAATTTAATAGGATCGATAATAAATACTGCAATTATTGGTACTTATCCGGAATTGAAGATCGATTACAGCAAGGTTATCATCAGTAAGGGAGGTGTTCCTTCCTTGAAAGGCTTAGGGATGACCGCAAATAGTCCGTCTGAGTTCATTTTAAGTTCGGCATTCACTGCGGGACGTTTTAGTGGGAAAGGATCGGATAAGGTATTGGTTGTCGTTTATGATGATTTGAAGAAAGAGTACCTGGTCGTGGAAGATGCAACGCGCCTTTCGAAGCAGGCTAAGATCAGCGCCACGGAACATATGACAAGTGATAGCTTACACGTTTGGGTGTTTTGTATTGAAGAAAACACAAACGAAGTATCCGAGAGCCAATATTTGTTGATAAAGCGTTCTTAG
- a CDS encoding WG repeat-containing protein encodes MNTIIKTILSISFMLLTSYSIAQELSVIEANEKYGFENAQGKIVIQAEYDRAEDFSDDLALVMKNNKFGFIDKKGIVKIPLKYDNAESFYEGLAKVNQGAEFSELIGRLGGTWGSSIKREK; translated from the coding sequence ATGAACACTATTATCAAGACTATCCTATCCATTTCTTTTATGCTTCTTACCTCGTATTCAATCGCTCAAGAACTCAGTGTAATAGAAGCAAATGAAAAATATGGATTCGAAAATGCTCAGGGCAAGATTGTCATCCAAGCTGAATATGACAGAGCCGAAGATTTTTCAGACGATCTCGCTTTGGTGATGAAGAATAACAAATTTGGTTTTATTGATAAAAAAGGAATAGTCAAAATTCCATTAAAATATGACAATGCAGAGTCCTTTTATGAAGGTTTAGCCAAAGTTAATCAAGGAGCTGAATTTAGTGAACTCATCGGAAGGCTGGGTGGTACTTGGGGCTCATCAATAAAGAGGGAAAAGTGA
- a CDS encoding mechanosensitive ion channel family protein — MQVENLENVEGKIEKFIDSAIGYAPILISSIISAGLVLFLGLWLIRLVRKLVDKIFVRRDIDPSIRTFLGNLINWVLKVMLFIVVVSQLGVQTSTFIAVIGAAGLAIGMSLQGSLSNFAGGVLILLFKPFRVGDYISSSTGVDGTVKVIDIFNTRLVTPQNQLVVIPNGELSNSNITNYTELGTRRTWFDIGVSYDADLRKAKSILLDCIRSNEFAFTDPEPAVVVTSLGDSAINLSVRVTTSNENFWTMQEQLIISCKEALDKAGIEIPFPQTDIHIKKSS, encoded by the coding sequence ATGCAGGTAGAAAACTTGGAAAATGTAGAAGGAAAGATTGAGAAATTTATTGACAGTGCTATTGGATATGCTCCGATATTGATTAGTTCGATAATATCAGCCGGATTGGTTTTGTTTTTGGGGCTCTGGCTGATACGATTGGTTCGGAAGCTTGTTGATAAGATTTTTGTACGTCGCGACATTGATCCTAGCATCAGGACATTTTTAGGGAACTTGATTAACTGGGTTTTAAAGGTTATGCTATTTATCGTAGTCGTTAGCCAGTTAGGGGTTCAAACTTCTACCTTTATTGCTGTAATCGGTGCTGCTGGTTTGGCAATTGGTATGTCCTTGCAGGGCTCGCTGTCCAACTTTGCGGGGGGCGTATTGATCCTTTTGTTTAAACCTTTTAGGGTTGGCGATTATATTTCTTCCTCTACAGGTGTGGATGGTACGGTAAAAGTGATTGATATTTTTAATACAAGACTTGTGACGCCCCAAAATCAGCTTGTGGTTATCCCTAATGGCGAGCTCTCCAACAGTAATATCACAAATTACACTGAGCTTGGGACACGAAGAACTTGGTTTGATATTGGTGTTTCTTATGATGCTGACCTGCGTAAAGCGAAAAGCATACTGTTGGATTGTATACGAAGCAATGAATTTGCATTTACTGATCCCGAGCCTGCGGTAGTGGTGACAAGTTTGGGCGATAGTGCCATAAACCTATCCGTTCGCGTTACGACGAGTAACGAGAATTTTTGGACGATGCAGGAGCAGTTAATCATTAGTTGTAAAGAAGCCTTAGATAAAGCTGGGATCGAAATTCCTTTTCCACAAACGGATATCCACATTAAGAAAAGTTCATAA
- a CDS encoding alanine/glycine:cation symporter family protein, which translates to MELLKKIVDIVYNIVWSDILVYLCLLTGTYFSIRFRLPQLRYLREMISLLFNSKASDKGISSFQAFSLAISGRVGTGNIAGVATAIGMGGPGAIFWMWAIAFLGSASAIVEATLGQLYKKEINGQYRGGPAYYIRYGLNNKTFAIIFAIVTIVSTGFLLPSVQSNSIAVAVNTAFGTSGVLTALVLMTLLGLIIIGGVKRISKVSELVVPFMAGVYILMAFVIIAMNYDQIPSVFSLIFRSAFSLDATFGGIVGTAISWGVKRGIYSNEAGQGTAPHAAAAAEVDHPFKQGLVQGFSVYVDTLFVCTATALMILFTGQYNVEHPDGSFIVQNLPSIEAGPAFTQMAVSQHFPMIGSSFVAIALTFFAFTTIMAYYYIAETNVNFLFWKSKNNLATWSLRILMLLSVYQGCVTTASTAWQLGDIGVGLMAWLNIIAIILLHQKVVLMEKDFAFQKSQGHNPIFDDQSMKIPNIPFWDKIKK; encoded by the coding sequence ATGGAATTATTGAAGAAAATCGTTGATATAGTTTATAACATTGTCTGGTCAGACATCCTAGTATATCTCTGTTTATTAACAGGAACCTACTTTTCTATTAGGTTTAGACTTCCTCAACTACGCTATCTTAGAGAAATGATAAGTCTTCTGTTCAATAGCAAAGCGTCTGACAAAGGAATCTCCTCATTTCAAGCATTTTCACTTGCCATTTCTGGCCGCGTTGGAACGGGAAACATCGCGGGAGTCGCCACAGCGATCGGCATGGGAGGACCTGGCGCAATATTTTGGATGTGGGCAATAGCCTTTCTTGGAAGTGCTTCAGCTATCGTAGAAGCAACATTGGGACAACTATATAAAAAAGAAATTAATGGACAATATAGAGGTGGGCCGGCATATTATATTCGGTATGGGTTAAATAATAAAACGTTCGCAATAATATTTGCAATCGTCACCATTGTCAGTACCGGCTTCCTTCTCCCCAGTGTGCAATCTAACAGTATTGCTGTAGCGGTAAACACGGCTTTTGGAACATCAGGAGTACTCACAGCGCTTGTTCTCATGACTCTTTTAGGATTGATTATTATTGGAGGGGTAAAAAGAATCAGTAAAGTGTCCGAATTGGTCGTCCCGTTCATGGCTGGGGTTTATATTCTCATGGCCTTTGTTATCATCGCTATGAACTATGATCAAATTCCTTCCGTATTTTCATTAATATTTCGATCGGCATTCAGTTTGGACGCAACATTTGGAGGAATCGTAGGTACCGCCATATCTTGGGGTGTCAAGCGAGGCATCTACAGCAATGAAGCGGGGCAAGGAACAGCGCCCCATGCCGCCGCAGCAGCAGAAGTCGACCATCCATTTAAACAAGGGCTCGTTCAAGGTTTCTCCGTGTATGTCGATACCCTCTTCGTGTGCACTGCAACCGCCCTCATGATACTATTTACCGGGCAGTACAATGTCGAGCACCCGGATGGTTCTTTCATCGTGCAAAATTTACCCAGCATCGAGGCGGGACCAGCATTCACACAGATGGCAGTTTCCCAGCATTTTCCTATGATCGGTAGTTCATTTGTCGCTATTGCGCTAACGTTTTTCGCATTCACCACCATAATGGCATATTATTACATTGCCGAAACCAATGTCAACTTTCTATTTTGGAAGAGTAAAAATAATCTGGCAACCTGGAGCTTGAGAATACTGATGCTATTATCTGTATATCAAGGCTGTGTAACTACTGCTTCTACTGCCTGGCAACTCGGCGATATCGGCGTCGGATTAATGGCATGGTTAAATATCATAGCGATCATTCTGCTACACCAGAAGGTTGTACTAATGGAAAAAGATTTTGCTTTTCAAAAAAGCCAAGGACATAATCCCATATTTGACGATCAATCCATGAAGATTCCAAACATCCCTTTTTGGGATAAAATTAAAAAATAA
- the nhaA gene encoding Na+/H+ antiporter NhaA, whose amino-acid sequence MQKLINLHVFKDFLRSSNAGGILLFLAVIVSLILANSPLAPALQNILDHQLGFENGSIHLRYSILLWINDGLMAIFFLMVGLEIKREIVEGELSSPKKASLPILCAIGGAAVPAILYLSLNAGSETSSGWGIPMATDIAFALAVINLLGNRIPASLKIFLAALAIVDDLIAILVIAFFYSSGIETTYLIYAAIGMIVLLAMNRMNIQNPYLYLLPGVFIWYFIHHSGIHATIAGVLVAMTIPTNDTDVESPLERLEHALVKPVNLLIIPIFAFANTNITLEDSMIQGLTSSLGLGIALGLVLGKPIGIMLIAFLCRKLKLSELPENANWRHILGVGLLAGIGFTMSIFIALLSFESETHIAEAKLAILITSLLAGVLGFIILRASSVKNQS is encoded by the coding sequence ATGCAAAAGCTTATCAATCTCCATGTTTTCAAAGATTTCCTGCGTTCGAGTAATGCCGGGGGTATTTTACTTTTCTTAGCGGTAATTGTCTCACTAATTCTAGCAAATTCGCCACTAGCACCAGCATTGCAGAACATCCTCGACCATCAACTAGGATTTGAAAATGGGTCAATTCATCTCCGATACTCCATACTTTTATGGATAAACGATGGATTAATGGCAATTTTCTTCCTCATGGTTGGATTGGAAATCAAACGAGAGATTGTCGAAGGTGAGCTTTCATCTCCAAAAAAGGCATCCTTGCCAATCTTATGTGCAATCGGGGGAGCTGCAGTTCCGGCAATTCTGTATTTAAGCCTGAACGCTGGATCGGAAACTTCATCCGGTTGGGGAATTCCAATGGCAACAGATATTGCTTTTGCACTCGCTGTAATTAATTTGCTAGGAAATAGAATTCCTGCCAGCCTTAAAATATTCCTCGCGGCATTGGCGATTGTCGACGATTTAATCGCGATTCTTGTCATTGCTTTCTTCTACTCTTCAGGGATCGAGACGACCTATTTAATTTACGCAGCGATTGGAATGATCGTTTTACTCGCTATGAATAGAATGAACATCCAAAATCCTTATTTGTATCTCTTGCCAGGCGTTTTTATTTGGTATTTCATCCATCATTCCGGAATCCATGCTACCATTGCTGGAGTGCTGGTTGCTATGACTATACCTACAAACGACACCGATGTGGAATCGCCACTTGAACGATTGGAACATGCCCTAGTGAAACCCGTAAATCTTTTGATAATTCCAATTTTTGCTTTCGCAAATACCAATATAACATTGGAAGACTCTATGATTCAAGGCTTAACATCCTCCTTGGGATTGGGAATCGCATTAGGACTGGTCCTTGGTAAGCCAATCGGTATCATGCTGATCGCATTTCTATGCCGTAAATTGAAATTGAGTGAGCTTCCAGAAAATGCCAACTGGCGTCATATTCTCGGCGTGGGTCTATTGGCCGGAATTGGATTCACCATGTCTATTTTCATTGCGCTACTATCGTTCGAGTCTGAAACACACATTGCAGAAGCTAAGCTTGCTATCTTAATAACATCACTTTTAGCTGGCGTACTTGGATTTATCATATTACGCGCTAGCTCAGTAAAAAATCAGTCATAG
- a CDS encoding SOS response-associated peptidase — MCYHSATPSNQQLTQQFPDKKISYRGKEIYHVSGFARPNLPVTLNSDYDSIREAKWKLIPFWVKTEADAAKYANTLNAESESIFEKASYKNYININRGLLYVNGFYEPHKVRGQKETENYFIYKPNKEIFTLGIVFSDFTDQETGEHYPTFSIITTPANPLLEEIHNEKKRMPLIISPQERDAWLYANGKNEIQQLMKPYAGELAAHQTYRVTAARGEDTDRPDIQNAI, encoded by the coding sequence ATGTGCTACCATTCTGCCACCCCCAGTAATCAACAATTAACGCAGCAATTCCCTGATAAAAAAATCAGTTATCGAGGAAAAGAGATTTACCATGTGTCGGGATTCGCCCGACCAAATCTGCCAGTTACATTAAATAGCGACTACGATAGCATTCGAGAGGCAAAATGGAAACTAATCCCTTTCTGGGTAAAAACAGAAGCAGATGCCGCTAAATATGCCAATACGCTCAATGCAGAATCCGAATCGATATTTGAAAAAGCTTCCTATAAAAATTACATCAATATAAATAGAGGCCTACTCTACGTTAATGGATTCTACGAGCCTCATAAAGTCAGAGGCCAGAAAGAAACAGAAAACTATTTCATTTACAAACCAAATAAAGAGATTTTTACTCTCGGTATTGTATTCTCCGACTTTACCGACCAAGAAACCGGAGAGCACTACCCCACCTTTTCAATTATTACAACGCCTGCGAACCCCTTACTCGAAGAAATACATAACGAAAAAAAACGAATGCCATTGATTATCTCGCCTCAGGAAAGAGATGCGTGGTTATATGCTAATGGGAAAAACGAAATCCAACAGCTAATGAAACCTTACGCAGGAGAATTAGCGGCTCATCAAACATACCGTGTGACAGCTGCGCGTGGAGAAGATACAGATCGACCTGATATACAAAATGCTATCTAA
- a CDS encoding tetratricopeptide repeat protein has translation MKPLLLSLFLTLQFISPSHAQTEKLLGKWVLDIVLSEDNSLLPINDIQFSTEAIYVISPHMIEIQGYEQPARFIGSSEIQLGTRTLKYGFSDDYLILIESGSNKKLCLLKHTDFIKKYPEFKEKRVPNLSTEVYEMNKLSDVTFQHPEVKELQFYVIANSPLLKKKTSGNFQFTIDFLLSPENFISDILIEGINDKKMEAEVRKAVFAANQFYRNNTGKTLLVSTPFQFFKMYKSFDEPTKKVYDHYLSGDDWYAQNEFEKAIQEYEKGLNIEFDKKRFTGLFYEDYIIHLGVSYLATNQLEKADKTFRILGDETNFKIRNYLRYFSPKAK, from the coding sequence ATGAAGCCATTATTATTATCCCTCTTTTTGACCCTGCAATTTATTAGCCCGAGTCATGCCCAAACCGAAAAACTGTTGGGTAAATGGGTCCTGGACATTGTCTTATCTGAAGATAATTCCTTACTACCGATCAATGACATACAATTCTCTACCGAAGCTATTTATGTCATTTCACCTCATATGATCGAGATTCAAGGCTATGAGCAACCAGCGAGGTTTATTGGTAGTAGTGAAATCCAGTTAGGTACCAGAACTTTAAAATATGGGTTCAGCGATGACTACTTGATCCTCATTGAATCCGGATCCAACAAAAAGCTATGCCTTCTCAAACACACAGATTTCATCAAAAAATATCCTGAATTTAAAGAAAAGAGGGTACCGAACTTGTCTACAGAGGTTTATGAAATGAATAAACTTTCCGACGTCACCTTCCAACATCCGGAGGTTAAAGAATTGCAATTCTATGTCATCGCAAATTCCCCACTACTTAAGAAGAAGACGTCCGGAAATTTTCAATTTACGATAGACTTTTTATTAAGTCCCGAGAATTTCATCAGCGACATTCTCATCGAAGGCATCAACGACAAGAAGATGGAAGCCGAAGTCAGAAAAGCAGTATTCGCCGCAAACCAGTTTTATAGAAATAATACCGGCAAAACATTACTTGTTTCTACCCCTTTTCAATTTTTCAAAATGTACAAATCATTCGACGAACCTACGAAAAAGGTCTATGATCACTATCTGAGCGGCGACGATTGGTATGCGCAAAATGAATTTGAAAAAGCAATTCAAGAATATGAAAAAGGTTTGAACATAGAATTCGATAAGAAAAGATTTACAGGCCTGTTTTATGAAGATTATATCATACATCTAGGAGTCTCTTATCTCGCAACTAACCAATTAGAAAAGGCAGACAAAACATTCCGAATACTGGGCGATGAAACTAATTTCAAAATACGAAACTACTTAAGATACTTTAGCCCTAAGGCTAAATAA
- a CDS encoding lycopene cyclase domain-containing protein, protein MSYTYLLILFFTIIICFLASFDRRIRFDRHFWSFLKASIIVAIPFIAWDVWFTAHGVWWFNTDYTIGLNVAGLPIEEWLFFICIPFSCVFTYYCIEKFFNLSWLLGFNNLIVFITVIVCALMALLHYDKIYTLVTAIATLSTVIYLHFVARVDWIAKASFVFSILMLGFFPVNGVLTGTGLESPIVNYNPSDFLGIRMLTIPIEDAVYGYTQFLLVLYFFKLFSLRAKVS, encoded by the coding sequence ATGAGCTATACCTATCTATTGATATTATTCTTTACAATTATCATCTGTTTTCTTGCTTCCTTCGATCGGCGGATCCGTTTTGATCGTCATTTCTGGTCTTTCTTGAAGGCGTCAATCATTGTCGCCATTCCATTTATTGCCTGGGATGTTTGGTTCACAGCACACGGCGTTTGGTGGTTCAATACAGATTATACGATAGGTCTGAACGTTGCTGGTCTTCCAATTGAAGAATGGCTATTTTTTATATGTATACCATTTTCCTGCGTTTTTACTTACTACTGTATTGAAAAATTCTTTAATCTATCTTGGCTCCTAGGCTTTAATAATCTCATTGTCTTTATAACGGTGATTGTTTGCGCGCTGATGGCTCTGCTTCATTACGATAAAATATATACCTTAGTAACGGCTATTGCTACGTTGAGTACAGTAATTTATTTGCATTTCGTGGCTCGAGTGGACTGGATTGCGAAGGCATCTTTTGTATTCAGTATTTTGATGCTGGGTTTTTTTCCTGTTAACGGTGTTTTGACAGGTACAGGTTTAGAAAGTCCGATTGTGAACTATAATCCTAGTGATTTCCTAGGAATCCGGATGCTTACTATTCCAATCGAGGATGCTGTTTATGGTTATACGCAATTTCTGTTAGTACTTTATTTCTTTAAGTTATTTAGCCTTAGGGCTAAAGTATCTTAA
- a CDS encoding sterol desaturase family protein: protein MLNILITLLTFILMEGATWLIHKYVMHGFLWVLHRDHHDHSSDGAFERNDYFFVIFASPTIAMMYFGSLAAYNYLFFIGLGIMLYGMAYFFVHDIFIHQRLKVFSKSENRYFLALRRAHKQHHKHIGKEDGECFGFLYVPMKYFKMYFKSEKA from the coding sequence ATGCTAAATATTTTAATCACCCTTTTGACTTTTATCTTGATGGAAGGCGCGACTTGGCTGATCCATAAATATGTGATGCATGGCTTTTTATGGGTTTTACATCGGGACCATCATGATCACAGCTCGGATGGGGCTTTTGAACGAAATGATTATTTCTTTGTGATTTTTGCTAGCCCAACCATTGCAATGATGTATTTTGGATCCTTAGCAGCATACAATTATCTGTTCTTTATAGGTTTAGGTATTATGTTATATGGGATGGCCTATTTCTTTGTACATGATATTTTTATTCATCAACGCCTGAAGGTTTTTAGTAAAAGTGAAAATCGTTATTTTCTGGCTTTACGACGAGCGCATAAGCAACATCATAAGCATATTGGGAAAGAAGACGGCGAGTGTTTTGGGTTTCTTTATGTACCCATGAAATATTTTAAAATGTATTTTAAATCAGAGAAAGCATAA
- a CDS encoding phytoene/squalene synthase family protein, whose protein sequence is MKQKFDELSFSISEVITKKYSTSFSLGILALKPTIRPAIYAIYGYVRLADEIVDSFHGYDKEKLLRRLKIETQHAIEDGISINPILQSFQETVNRYKIDQDLIDQFLHSMEMDLQQVDYNSDLYKEYIYGSAEVVGLMCLQVFTEGNKEKYNELKPYAMKLGSAFQKINFLRDLKDDYHILGRTYFPNIDMQVFDNQVKVQIEQEIHAEFKEALIGIKKLPSSAMFGVYLAYKYYLSLFKKIRSKSSSEILNKRIRVPNSEKAYVALKCYVRYKSAWL, encoded by the coding sequence ATGAAACAGAAATTTGACGAGCTTTCCTTCAGCATCAGTGAGGTGATTACCAAAAAGTATAGTACGAGTTTTTCTTTAGGGATTCTAGCTTTAAAGCCGACGATTCGCCCAGCGATTTATGCGATTTATGGTTATGTGCGCCTGGCGGATGAAATCGTCGATAGTTTTCATGGTTATGACAAGGAGAAGTTGCTGAGGCGATTAAAGATTGAAACTCAACATGCAATTGAGGACGGCATTTCCATCAACCCCATTTTACAATCTTTTCAGGAAACTGTAAACCGTTACAAGATTGATCAGGATTTGATCGACCAATTCCTGCACAGCATGGAGATGGACTTACAGCAGGTAGATTATAATTCGGATTTGTATAAGGAATACATCTATGGTTCAGCAGAGGTCGTGGGCTTGATGTGTCTACAAGTGTTTACGGAGGGGAATAAGGAAAAATATAATGAGCTGAAGCCTTATGCCATGAAGTTGGGATCGGCATTTCAAAAGATTAATTTCCTGCGAGACCTAAAAGATGATTACCATATTTTGGGACGCACTTATTTTCCCAACATCGATATGCAAGTTTTCGACAATCAGGTGAAGGTGCAGATTGAACAGGAGATACATGCAGAATTTAAAGAAGCACTGATCGGAATTAAAAAACTGCCCAGTTCGGCTATGTTCGGAGTATACTTAGCCTATAAATATTATCTCTCCCTATTTAAAAAAATTCGGAGTAAATCCTCTTCTGAGATATTAAATAAGCGTATTCGTGTACCGAATTCGGAAAAAGCTTATGTTGCTTTGAAATGCTACGTTCGATATAAATCAGCTTGGTTATGA
- a CDS encoding phytoene desaturase family protein encodes MRKKVAIIGSGFSGLSAAAYAAKAGFDVHVYERHDQPGGRARQFSTDEGFVFDMGPSWYWMPDIIDGFFADFGYQTSDFYQLVSLNPQFEMIFSAANMRVPKDFEDMVELFESKEAGAGLQLRKFMESAKFKYEIGMKEFVNKPSQSWLEFISPKIAKNSLKLDILSNFRNYVARYFKSAELRTLMEFPVIFLGASPKDIPALYSLMNYGGYALGTHYPIGGFYQLVRAMCVVAEKQGATFHFNTQVEELQVEGNRVSALRIDGVLEQFDVVIASSDYHHTETLLPKGYRNYTEDYWKTRTFAPSSLIYYLGIDERIPSLTHHSLFFENELDDHISCIYDDVKWPDKPLFYACCPSKTDPHVAPAGKENLFLLMPLAIDISDPEDKREHYLRAMLKRLERHTGAHDVYSKIIYKRSYCVSDFKRDYHAYGGNAYGLANTLQQTAVWKPKIRNKRLPNLFYTGQLTVPGPGVPPAIISGRIVANEIIKLKNSTI; translated from the coding sequence ATGAGGAAAAAAGTTGCCATCATAGGTTCTGGTTTTTCAGGTTTGTCTGCCGCTGCATATGCTGCGAAAGCGGGCTTTGATGTTCACGTTTATGAGCGCCATGATCAACCTGGTGGCCGTGCCAGGCAATTTTCTACCGATGAGGGCTTTGTTTTTGATATGGGCCCAAGCTGGTATTGGATGCCTGATATTATTGATGGATTTTTTGCTGACTTTGGCTATCAAACTTCTGATTTTTATCAGTTAGTTTCTTTGAACCCTCAGTTTGAGATGATATTTTCTGCTGCAAATATGCGTGTTCCAAAAGATTTTGAGGATATGGTTGAACTGTTCGAATCCAAGGAAGCGGGGGCAGGTCTGCAACTGCGTAAGTTTATGGAATCGGCGAAATTTAAGTATGAAATTGGGATGAAGGAATTTGTGAATAAGCCTTCACAGAGCTGGCTGGAATTTATTTCACCAAAGATTGCGAAGAATTCACTAAAACTGGACATATTGTCGAACTTTCGAAACTATGTTGCCCGTTATTTCAAAAGTGCAGAACTGAGGACCTTAATGGAATTTCCGGTTATTTTTCTTGGCGCCTCACCCAAAGACATACCTGCTCTGTATAGCTTGATGAATTATGGTGGCTACGCACTGGGAACCCATTATCCTATTGGTGGGTTTTATCAGCTTGTTCGGGCGATGTGCGTCGTGGCGGAGAAGCAGGGAGCAACTTTTCATTTTAATACGCAAGTGGAGGAGCTTCAAGTCGAAGGAAATAGAGTCAGCGCTTTAAGGATTGATGGTGTTTTAGAGCAATTTGATGTGGTTATTGCCTCATCAGATTATCATCATACTGAAACTTTATTGCCAAAGGGGTATCGAAATTATACGGAAGATTATTGGAAGACGAGAACTTTCGCACCTTCGAGCCTGATTTATTATTTAGGAATTGATGAGCGTATTCCTAGCCTAACGCATCACAGTTTGTTTTTTGAGAACGAGTTAGATGATCATATTTCCTGCATCTACGATGATGTGAAATGGCCGGACAAGCCTTTATTCTACGCATGTTGCCCGTCAAAGACGGATCCACATGTTGCGCCGGCAGGCAAGGAAAACTTATTCCTTCTGATGCCACTCGCGATCGATATTAGCGATCCGGAAGACAAACGCGAGCATTATCTGCGAGCGATGCTGAAGCGATTAGAGCGGCATACCGGCGCTCATGATGTTTATTCTAAGATTATTTATAAGCGAAGTTATTGTGTCTCGGATTTTAAGCGAGATTATCACGCTTATGGTGGCAATGCTTACGGCTTAGCCAATACGTTGCAACAAACCGCCGTCTGGAAGCCTAAAATTCGAAATAAGCGACTTCCGAATTTATTCTATACGGGGCAACTAACGGTTCCCGGTCCAGGTGTACCACCTGCTATTATTTCGGGTCGGATTGTAGCCAATGAGATTATAAAACTAAAAAACAGCACTATATGA
- a CDS encoding MarR family winged helix-turn-helix transcriptional regulator: protein MKYNILKDMIALLEVFEAESQLDEIYTKDTEGFIDWLMNRYAKDNDALEVDWEGKEKGRSAESVINTLLVHMGRYAKSYSKSAIHGSGFTSQDDFIYLITLKSFGEMTKMDLIKKNVHEKPSGIQIINRLIAQGWVEQFNSSTDRRSKVLRISEQGLSVLEQQMDKIRMASDIVTGNLTSKEKLELIRLLEKLDVFHLAIYDKQIESEHLLEEGVKSKKR, encoded by the coding sequence ATGAAATACAATATTTTAAAAGATATGATTGCGCTTCTTGAGGTTTTTGAAGCGGAGAGTCAGTTGGATGAAATATATACAAAGGATACAGAGGGGTTTATCGACTGGCTTATGAATAGGTATGCAAAGGATAACGATGCGCTGGAGGTCGACTGGGAAGGGAAGGAGAAGGGCAGAAGTGCAGAAAGTGTTATCAACACTTTACTAGTTCATATGGGGCGATATGCAAAGAGTTATTCCAAGTCTGCGATTCATGGGTCGGGCTTTACGTCACAGGACGATTTTATCTATCTGATTACGCTGAAATCCTTTGGTGAGATGACGAAGATGGATTTGATTAAGAAAAATGTGCATGAAAAGCCTAGCGGGATACAGATTATCAATCGACTGATTGCACAGGGCTGGGTGGAACAATTTAATTCGTCGACAGATAGAAGGAGTAAAGTGTTAAGGATTAGTGAGCAGGGTTTATCAGTGTTGGAGCAGCAGATGGATAAGATTCGTATGGCTTCGGATATCGTGACGGGGAACCTTACGAGCAAGGAGAAGTTGGAGCTGATCCGTTTGCTGGAGAAGCTGGATGTATTTCATTTGGCTATTTACGATAAGCAGATTGAGAGTGAGCATTTATTAGAAGAAGGAGTTAAAAGTAAAAAACGATGA